In Gemmatimonadota bacterium, a single genomic region encodes these proteins:
- the rplB gene encoding 50S ribosomal protein L2 — MGIRQFKPVTKGTRFRSISDFAEITRSTPEKSLVEPLKKSGGRDNHGHISMRRRGGGHKRQYRIIDFKRNRFGDVAVVQTIEYDPNRSARIALVQYADGEKRYILHPKGLAVGDSVVSGPGSDVRTGNALPLGEVPLGTSVHNIELIPGKGGQMARSAGMSAEVVAKEGDYVTLRMGSTEMRRVHQRCLATIGEVGNSEHELQSWGKAGKSRWKGRRPKVRGEVMNPVDHPHGGRTRGGRNVVSPWGKKEGVKTRNMKKPSQRLIVRGRKRGKATQSGF; from the coding sequence ATGGGCATCCGTCAATTCAAGCCGGTGACGAAGGGCACGCGCTTCCGTTCGATCTCGGATTTTGCCGAGATCACGCGGAGCACGCCCGAGAAGTCGCTCGTCGAGCCGCTCAAGAAGTCGGGCGGTCGCGACAACCATGGGCACATTTCGATGCGCCGTCGCGGCGGCGGTCACAAGCGCCAGTACCGCATCATCGATTTCAAGCGCAACCGCTTCGGTGACGTCGCGGTCGTGCAGACCATTGAGTATGACCCGAACCGCTCGGCGCGCATCGCGCTGGTGCAGTATGCGGACGGGGAGAAGCGATACATCCTGCACCCGAAGGGGCTGGCCGTCGGCGACAGCGTGGTGTCGGGGCCGGGCTCGGACGTGCGCACGGGGAACGCGCTGCCGTTGGGCGAGGTGCCGTTAGGCACGTCGGTCCACAACATCGAGCTGATTCCGGGCAAGGGCGGCCAGATGGCGCGCTCGGCGGGGATGTCGGCTGAGGTGGTGGCGAAGGAAGGCGACTACGTGACCCTGCGCATGGGGTCGACGGAAATGCGCCGGGTGCACCAGCGCTGCCTCGCGACGATTGGCGAGGTGGGGAACTCGGAGCACGAGCTGCAGTCGTGGGGGAAGGCCGGGAAGTCGCGCTGGAAGGGACGTCGTCCCAAGGTGCGCGGCGAAGTGATGAACCCGGTGGATCACCCGCACGGCGGGCGTACGCGCGGCGGGCGGAATGTGGTGAGCCCGTGGGGCAAGAAGGAGGGTGTGAAGACGCGCAACATGAAGAAGCCGTCGCAGCGCCTGATCGTCCGCGGCCGCAAGCGTGGCAAGGCCACGCAGTCCGGCTTCTAG
- the rpsJ gene encoding 30S ribosomal protein S10, which yields MAGRIRIRLKAFDHAVIDQAAGDIVRTAEKTGAQVSGPIPLPTKTRRWTVLRSPHVDKKSREQFELKTHMRVIDILDSRAQTVDALTKLDLPAGVDVEIKVN from the coding sequence ATGGCTGGACGTATTCGCATTCGCCTCAAGGCCTTTGACCACGCGGTGATCGACCAGGCCGCCGGGGACATCGTGCGCACGGCGGAGAAGACGGGCGCGCAGGTCTCGGGGCCGATTCCGCTCCCGACCAAGACGCGTCGCTGGACCGTGCTGCGCTCGCCGCACGTGGACAAGAAGTCGCGCGAGCAGTTCGAGCTGAAGACGCACATGCGCGTCATCGACATCCTCGATTCGCGCGCGCAGACGGTGGACGCGCTCACCAAGCTGGATCTCCCGGCGGGCGTGGACGTCGAGATCAAGGTCAACTAA
- the rplD gene encoding 50S ribosomal protein L4, producing the protein MSEQTTETSRDAAAFTALGTARERVSLPSTTFDGTVNMPVMHQVVKAYLANQRQGTASTKTRGLVTGGNQKPWKQKGTGRARQGSTRAPNWPGGGTVFGPHGDRNYSEDVPRKVKALARRSAFNARANEGAVMVIDAFNYTEPRTKAIKALIERLGVGEQKVLVLTDGVKQNVHLSGRNLPNVHVLPFSDASVYHILWSDVVLIEGSAIGHTLAPIAEKESAAPKKAKPAAKAAAKTATKSAPKAKTAAKKAAPKAETAAASTEKKPAAKKSARKKGE; encoded by the coding sequence ATGTCCGAGCAGACGACCGAAACGAGCCGAGACGCCGCGGCGTTTACCGCGTTAGGCACCGCGCGTGAGCGCGTGAGCCTCCCGTCGACCACGTTCGACGGCACGGTGAACATGCCCGTGATGCACCAGGTGGTGAAGGCCTACCTCGCCAACCAGCGTCAGGGAACCGCGTCGACGAAGACGCGCGGCCTGGTGACGGGTGGCAACCAGAAGCCGTGGAAGCAGAAGGGGACCGGGCGCGCCCGTCAGGGTTCGACGCGCGCCCCGAACTGGCCGGGCGGTGGTACGGTCTTCGGCCCGCACGGGGACCGCAACTACTCCGAGGACGTGCCGCGCAAGGTGAAGGCGCTGGCCCGCCGCAGCGCGTTCAATGCGCGCGCGAATGAAGGGGCCGTGATGGTGATCGACGCCTTCAACTACACCGAGCCGCGCACCAAGGCCATCAAGGCGCTCATCGAGCGCCTGGGCGTGGGCGAGCAGAAGGTGCTGGTCCTGACCGACGGCGTGAAGCAGAACGTGCACCTGAGCGGGCGCAACCTGCCGAACGTCCACGTGCTGCCGTTCAGCGACGCCTCGGTCTATCACATCCTGTGGTCCGATGTGGTGCTGATCGAGGGATCGGCGATCGGCCACACGCTGGCCCCGATCGCGGAGAAGGAGTCGGCGGCGCCGAAGAAGGCGAAGCCGGCGGCGAAGGCGGCGGCCAAGACGGCGACGAAGAGCGCCCCGAAGGCAAAGACGGCGGCGAAGAAGGCTGCGCCCAAGGCCGAGACGGCTGCGGCGTCCACCGAGAAGAAGCCGGCGGCGAAGAAGTCCGCCCGCAAGAAGGGAGAGTAA
- the rplV gene encoding 50S ribosomal protein L22: protein MATEARAIQRTARQSPYKMRLVIDQIRGMMVNDALSLLKFSKKHAAVQIAKTLESAVANAEQAARAANASLDVDTLFVKKAIINEGPKLKRWTPAAMGRATPMIKRTSHVEIVVAEKGAR, encoded by the coding sequence ATGGCTACCGAGGCACGCGCGATTCAGCGCACGGCGCGGCAGTCGCCGTACAAGATGCGGCTGGTCATCGACCAGATCCGCGGCATGATGGTCAATGATGCGTTGTCGCTGCTGAAGTTCTCGAAGAAGCATGCGGCGGTGCAGATCGCGAAGACGCTCGAGTCGGCGGTGGCGAATGCGGAGCAGGCGGCTCGGGCCGCGAACGCGTCGCTGGACGTGGACACGCTCTTCGTGAAGAAGGCGATCATCAACGAGGGGCCGAAGCTCAAGCGGTGGACGCCGGCTGCGATGGGGCGTGCGACGCCGATGATCAAGCGAACCAGCCACGTCGAGATCGTCGTGGCAGAGAAGGGAGCGCGATAA
- a CDS encoding nucleotidyltransferase family protein: MNPSRASSLLRPEEQLLFRLAAPRHSASEVRALVARGIDWDRFIALLLNEGITGAVWRVLHSLDVPIPAAASAQMQGVAALSDFRLLAVRRLLERTLARLAAGGIEVMVVKGAALASFVYPEPGDRNMADIDVVLPAARAREGAMIAAERDWTMDGGELKEALYEEHHHLPPMCDTIGLDIRLEIHTDVLPNGHPLHFGIDALRSRAVRRTLGGVSVLVPSSEDLLLYSCVHLGWSHEMKVGGWRTFRDVSELVEQPTFSWDRFLALARERTLSPACYWTLELASRLCGTPVPAQVLRALRPNVPGFVREIVARHNTLQLTPLSGHNPSEALARMLWNVGMRPGAAGHGTVRPWHHSDSKIRKSHELGLEEKSPSVERWWAHPMGIQATLSYVWRLMAH, encoded by the coding sequence GTGAACCCGTCCCGCGCGTCGAGTCTCCTTCGCCCGGAGGAGCAGCTTCTCTTTCGGCTCGCGGCCCCCCGCCACTCGGCGTCGGAGGTTCGCGCGCTCGTCGCGCGTGGGATCGACTGGGACCGCTTCATTGCGCTGCTCCTGAACGAGGGGATCACGGGGGCGGTCTGGCGCGTCCTTCACAGCCTCGACGTACCGATTCCCGCCGCGGCTTCGGCCCAGATGCAGGGAGTGGCCGCGCTTTCCGACTTCCGGCTGCTCGCCGTTCGCCGCCTGCTCGAGCGCACCCTCGCGCGGCTGGCGGCGGGTGGCATCGAGGTCATGGTCGTGAAGGGGGCGGCGCTCGCCTCGTTCGTGTATCCGGAGCCGGGCGACCGCAACATGGCCGACATCGACGTCGTCTTGCCGGCGGCGCGGGCGCGCGAGGGGGCGATGATCGCGGCGGAGCGGGACTGGACGATGGATGGAGGGGAGCTCAAGGAGGCGCTCTACGAGGAGCATCACCACCTCCCCCCCATGTGCGATACCATCGGGCTCGACATTCGGCTCGAGATCCACACGGACGTGCTGCCGAACGGGCACCCGTTGCACTTCGGGATCGACGCGTTGCGGTCGCGCGCGGTGCGCCGGACCTTGGGCGGGGTGAGCGTCCTCGTGCCGTCGTCCGAAGACCTCCTTCTCTATTCGTGCGTACACCTGGGCTGGTCGCACGAGATGAAGGTCGGCGGGTGGCGGACGTTCCGCGACGTCTCGGAGCTGGTGGAGCAGCCGACGTTCTCCTGGGATCGTTTCCTGGCGCTGGCGCGCGAACGCACGTTGTCGCCGGCCTGCTATTGGACGCTCGAGCTGGCCTCGCGACTGTGCGGCACTCCGGTTCCCGCGCAGGTCCTGCGGGCTCTTCGGCCGAATGTGCCCGGGTTTGTGCGGGAGATTGTGGCGCGGCACAACACGCTGCAGCTGACGCCGCTCTCTGGTCACAACCCGTCGGAGGCGCTGGCTCGGATGCTCTGGAACGTCGGGATGCGTCCGGGAGCGGCGGGGCACGGGACGGTCCGCCCGTGGCATCACTCCGACAGCAAGATCCGGAAATCGCACGAACTGGGGCTGGAGGAGAAGTCGCCGTCCGTGGAGCGGTGGTGGGCCCATCCGATGGGAATTCAGGCGACGCTCTCGTATGTGTGGCGCCTGATGGCGCACTAG
- the tuf gene encoding elongation factor Tu, with product MAKAKFDRNKPHVNVGTIGHVDHGKTTTTAALTKISADKGFGTKYVAYDEVAKASESQGRRDSTKILTIATSHVEYETAARHYAHVDCPGHADYVKNMITGAAQMDGAILVVSAVDGPMPQTREHILLARQVNVPNIVVFLNKCDLVEDAELLDLVELEVRELLNKYNYPGDDAPVIRGSAIKAIEGDPAWIAKIQELYDALDTFIAEPVREIDKPFLMPVEDVFSITGRGTVATGRIERGKIKVQEEIALVGFGSDKKSIVTGVEMFRKLLDDGQAGDNVGLLLRGVDKKEIERGMVLAKPGSITPHTKFEAEVYVLTKEEGGRHTPFFKGYRPQFYFRTTDVTGSIELPGGTEMVMPGDNIQMTIELITPIAMEEQLRFAIREGGRTVGAGVVTKILA from the coding sequence ATGGCCAAGGCAAAATTCGACCGGAACAAGCCGCACGTTAACGTCGGCACGATCGGCCACGTCGACCACGGCAAGACCACCACGACGGCTGCGCTCACGAAGATTTCTGCCGACAAGGGCTTCGGCACGAAGTACGTGGCGTACGACGAAGTTGCGAAGGCGTCGGAATCGCAGGGGCGTCGTGACTCGACGAAGATCCTGACGATCGCGACCTCGCACGTCGAGTACGAGACCGCGGCGCGTCACTACGCGCACGTCGACTGCCCGGGGCACGCTGACTACGTGAAGAACATGATCACGGGTGCCGCGCAGATGGACGGCGCGATCCTGGTGGTCTCCGCGGTCGACGGCCCGATGCCGCAGACGCGCGAGCACATCCTGCTCGCCCGTCAGGTGAACGTGCCGAACATCGTCGTCTTCCTCAACAAGTGCGACCTCGTCGAGGACGCCGAGCTCCTCGACCTCGTCGAGCTCGAGGTGCGTGAGCTCCTCAACAAGTACAACTACCCTGGTGACGACGCCCCGGTCATCCGTGGCTCGGCCATCAAGGCGATCGAAGGCGATCCGGCTTGGATCGCGAAGATCCAGGAGCTGTACGATGCCCTGGATACGTTCATCGCCGAGCCGGTTCGCGAGATCGACAAGCCGTTCCTGATGCCGGTCGAGGACGTGTTCTCGATCACGGGTCGTGGCACGGTGGCGACCGGGCGTATCGAGCGCGGGAAGATCAAGGTCCAGGAAGAAATCGCGCTGGTCGGTTTCGGGTCGGACAAGAAGTCGATCGTCACGGGCGTCGAGATGTTCCGCAAGCTGCTCGATGACGGCCAGGCGGGCGACAACGTCGGCCTCCTGCTGCGCGGCGTCGACAAGAAGGAAATCGAGCGCGGCATGGTGCTCGCCAAGCCCGGCTCGATCACGCCGCACACGAAGTTCGAGGCCGAGGTCTACGTCCTCACGAAGGAAGAGGGCGGCCGCCACACGCCGTTCTTCAAGGGATACCGTCCGCAGTTCTACTTCCGCACCACCGACGTGACGGGCTCGATCGAGCTCCCGGGCGGGACGGAGATGGTGATGCCGGGCGACAACATCCAGATGACGATCGAGCTGATCACGCCGATCGCCATGGAAGAGCAGCTCCGCTTCGCCATCCGTGAGGGTGGGCGTACGGTCGGCGCTGGCGTCGTGACCAAGATCCTCGCCTAA
- a CDS encoding 50S ribosomal protein L23 — MATLHRTVVRPIVTEKTSAAYQAKGEYVFEVANDATKPAIRQAIEKLFGVKVTGVWTSNVRGKPRRSMGKTSGVRPSWKKAIVTLKAGDKIDIFEG, encoded by the coding sequence ATGGCGACGCTGCACCGTACCGTCGTCCGTCCGATCGTCACCGAGAAGACCTCGGCGGCCTACCAGGCCAAGGGGGAGTATGTCTTCGAGGTCGCGAACGATGCGACGAAACCGGCGATCCGACAGGCGATTGAAAAGTTGTTCGGCGTGAAGGTGACTGGAGTCTGGACCAGCAACGTGCGTGGCAAGCCGCGCCGGAGCATGGGGAAGACCTCGGGCGTGCGACCGAGCTGGAAAAAGGCGATCGTGACGCTCAAGGCGGGCGACAAGATCGACATCTTCGAGGGCTAA
- a CDS encoding tetratricopeptide repeat protein, with product MNLLDLAKQHRKAGRLAESAATLQQAVMAAPMDPEVWFQGGTLAIKLKEFAFARTLFEMCARLVPTDAQAIYNVGYCSFRLGDPEAALAAYERAVAIDPGFVRAHIARGQLHYILGHPDEGRDAFDVALALPRPANAGDLELRALVRVTRGEFADGWADFDESWAQARSQSLESIGAWDGRPDPDVTVCLTVDGGFGDTLLFIRYAAQVRARVGRVVAALEPALVPLLEHVEGIDAIVRDPSELHSGMRVAGLWTLPRKLGTTRETIPSAIPYIPLPTDGPRLAPTDRLRVGLVWFGGRDCAHDFDRSCHDVTRLAPLLAVDGVDWHLLQPGVPPDAVPLPPGTESTAHALPPVRHFGDTAFILRQLDLVITVDTAVANLSAALGIPTWIMIPTIPEFRWPIGADRSPWYPAARLFRRAHTRDWSAVGDALAVQLRERLAAGVDADLPGYRRLLVP from the coding sequence ATGAACCTGCTGGACCTCGCGAAGCAGCATCGAAAAGCCGGACGACTGGCGGAATCCGCGGCCACGCTCCAGCAGGCGGTGATGGCAGCGCCCATGGACCCCGAAGTCTGGTTCCAGGGGGGGACACTGGCGATCAAGCTGAAGGAGTTTGCCTTCGCGCGAACGCTGTTCGAGATGTGCGCACGCCTGGTCCCGACCGACGCGCAGGCCATCTACAACGTCGGCTACTGCAGCTTTCGGCTCGGCGACCCCGAAGCGGCGCTGGCGGCGTACGAGCGCGCCGTCGCCATCGACCCGGGATTCGTACGCGCCCACATCGCGCGCGGCCAGCTGCACTACATCCTGGGGCACCCCGATGAGGGGCGTGACGCCTTCGACGTCGCCCTCGCGCTCCCTCGCCCCGCGAACGCTGGAGACCTGGAGCTGCGTGCGCTCGTGCGCGTCACGCGCGGCGAGTTCGCCGACGGGTGGGCCGACTTCGACGAGTCGTGGGCGCAGGCGCGGAGCCAGAGTCTCGAATCGATCGGCGCGTGGGACGGCCGCCCCGACCCCGACGTCACAGTCTGCCTGACCGTCGACGGCGGCTTCGGCGACACCTTGTTGTTCATCCGCTACGCCGCGCAGGTGCGCGCGCGAGTGGGACGCGTCGTCGCTGCGCTGGAGCCGGCGCTCGTCCCGCTCCTCGAGCACGTCGAGGGGATCGATGCCATCGTGCGCGACCCCTCCGAGCTGCACAGCGGCATGCGGGTGGCGGGACTCTGGACCCTGCCGCGCAAGCTCGGGACGACGCGCGAGACCATCCCGTCAGCGATCCCGTACATCCCGCTCCCGACCGACGGACCACGCTTGGCACCGACCGATCGCCTGCGGGTTGGCCTGGTCTGGTTCGGAGGACGGGACTGCGCGCACGACTTCGACCGCTCGTGTCACGACGTGACTCGGCTCGCCCCCCTCCTGGCGGTGGACGGGGTCGACTGGCACCTGCTGCAGCCCGGCGTCCCGCCGGACGCCGTGCCGCTGCCACCGGGCACAGAATCGACGGCGCACGCGCTCCCCCCGGTGCGGCACTTCGGCGACACGGCGTTCATCCTGCGGCAACTCGACCTCGTCATCACGGTCGACACCGCCGTGGCCAACCTGTCGGCCGCGTTAGGCATCCCGACCTGGATCATGATCCCCACCATTCCCGAGTTCCGCTGGCCCATCGGCGCCGACCGCTCGCCCTGGTATCCGGCGGCGCGGCTCTTCCGTCGCGCCCACACGCGGGACTGGTCCGCAGTCGGGGACGCGCTGGCCGTACAACTGCGGGAGCGCCTCGCCGCCGGGGTCGATGCAGACCTCCCCGGCTATCGCCGCCTCCTCGTCCCATGA
- the rplC gene encoding 50S ribosomal protein L3 — MLGIIGKKLGMTQIFNEQGQQIPCTVVEAKPNPVVQVLENEYDKSGYRAVQLGYGSQRVRRESKKGERDPRGRRASKAELGHAAKAGLSAPPRVLRAFRLDDAPKGTEVPTYKAGDTIDATIFTVGEYVKVTGTTKGRGFQGVVKRHGFGGGPNTHGNTKHRKPGSISPGTDPSRVIKGKKMPGHYGTDRHTQVNLRVEKIDTARNLIYIRGAIAGPTNGIVLVRKQG, encoded by the coding sequence ATGTTAGGCATCATTGGCAAGAAGCTGGGGATGACCCAGATCTTCAACGAGCAGGGTCAGCAGATCCCCTGCACCGTGGTGGAGGCGAAGCCCAACCCGGTGGTGCAGGTGCTGGAGAACGAGTACGACAAGAGCGGCTATCGCGCTGTGCAGCTGGGCTACGGCTCGCAGCGGGTGCGTCGGGAGTCGAAGAAGGGCGAGCGGGACCCGCGTGGTCGTCGCGCCAGCAAGGCCGAACTCGGCCACGCGGCGAAGGCGGGGCTCTCGGCGCCGCCGCGCGTGTTGCGCGCCTTCCGACTGGACGATGCGCCGAAGGGGACGGAGGTTCCGACCTACAAGGCGGGCGACACGATCGATGCGACGATCTTCACGGTCGGCGAGTATGTGAAGGTCACCGGCACGACGAAGGGACGCGGCTTCCAGGGCGTGGTGAAGCGCCACGGGTTCGGCGGCGGTCCCAACACGCACGGCAACACGAAGCACCGCAAGCCGGGTTCGATCTCGCCGGGCACCGACCCCTCGCGCGTCATCAAGGGGAAGAAGATGCCTGGCCACTACGGGACGGACCGGCACACCCAGGTGAACCTGCGCGTGGAGAAGATCGACACCGCGCGGAACCTGATCTACATCCGAGGCGCGATCGCCGGGCCGACCAACGGCATCGTGCTCGTGCGCAAGCAGGGATAA
- the rpsS gene encoding 30S ribosomal protein S19: protein MARSIKKGPFVQEALLKKVAGMNARNEKKVMKTWSRASTILPDFVGHTFAVHNGNKFVPVYVTENMVGHKLGEFAPTRLFRGHSGNRPTDKKAPAPAGASKGGK, encoded by the coding sequence ATGGCTCGTAGCATCAAGAAAGGCCCGTTCGTCCAGGAGGCGCTGCTGAAGAAGGTGGCGGGGATGAACGCGCGGAACGAGAAGAAGGTCATGAAGACGTGGTCGCGCGCGAGCACGATCCTCCCCGACTTTGTCGGTCACACGTTCGCGGTGCACAACGGGAACAAGTTCGTTCCCGTGTACGTGACCGAGAACATGGTGGGGCACAAGCTCGGCGAGTTTGCGCCGACGCGACTGTTCCGCGGGCACTCGGGGAACCGTCCGACGGACAAGAAGGCGCCGGCTCCGGCGGGCGCGTCCAAGGGAGGGAAGTAA
- a CDS encoding lasso peptide biosynthesis B2 protein, protein MSIRARRLWWRVRSSLKLLSASPAEWRNLVRAQVALLHARFLLSTRETGRLVSPEEAAPHEGDVSRLVEAKALALAVRRSAVFGLFRPTCLVQSMALMKLLQRDGIPGGRIRIGVRERRGEVQAHAWVEYAGEVIGDFGEHVATFTELTDVRLVGTKPS, encoded by the coding sequence ATGAGTATTCGGGCCCGGCGCCTTTGGTGGCGCGTCCGGTCGTCGCTCAAGCTCCTCTCGGCCTCACCCGCTGAGTGGCGCAATCTGGTGCGCGCGCAGGTCGCCTTGCTGCACGCGAGGTTCCTTCTCTCGACGCGTGAGACCGGGCGTCTGGTCTCCCCTGAGGAGGCCGCTCCGCACGAGGGCGACGTCTCGCGGCTTGTCGAGGCGAAGGCACTGGCCCTGGCCGTGCGGCGGTCGGCGGTGTTCGGTCTGTTCCGCCCCACGTGCCTCGTCCAATCGATGGCGTTGATGAAGTTGCTGCAGCGGGACGGCATCCCGGGCGGTCGCATTCGCATCGGGGTGCGCGAGCGTCGGGGCGAGGTACAGGCTCACGCCTGGGTGGAGTACGCCGGGGAGGTCATCGGCGACTTCGGGGAGCACGTTGCGACCTTCACCGAGCTGACGGACGTGCGACTCGTGGGGACGAAACCGTCGTGA
- the fusA gene encoding elongation factor G yields the protein MPRTTPLDHYRNIGIMAHIDAGKTTTTERILYYTGKSHKIGEVHDGAATMDWMEQEQERGITITSAATTCFWKRHGQSFDKGSGPEYRINIIDTPGHVDFTVEVERSLRVLDGAVALLDSVAGVEPQTETVWRQADRYRVPRMIFSNKMDRVGANFDRCVAMIRDRLTKNAFPIQLPVGSGELFTGHIDVVERKEYIFHDETLGKTFDVREVSDEFTAAVEKARHELIEAIVEHDDTLMERYLAGEELSVEEIKGLIRKATCSMKFTPILCGASFKNKGVQALLDAVIDFLPAPVDVEAIQGHLPHHDETFDTRDVTDEAPFAALAFKIATDPFVGKLTFFRVYSGVLASGSYVYNSTKDKRERVGRLLQMHANKREEIPEVRCGDIAAAIGLKDTRTGDTLCDDEHPIILEAMKFPTPVIDVAIEPKTKADQDKLGIALNKLAEEDPTFRVHTDSETGQTIISGMGELHLEIIVDRLKREFKVDANVGRPQVAYRETIKKRAEKVEGKFVRQSGGKGQYGHVVINIEPAEQGQGFVFEDKIVGGVIPREYIGPVEQGIKEALENGVLAGYPMVDVKIQLVYGSYHEVDSSEMAFKIAGSMAFKEAAKAASPCILEPIMKVEVVSPEAYMGDVLGDLSSRRGKIGGMTQRGEAQVIASTVPLSEMFGYSTKLRSMSQGRAVYSMEFSHYEEVPKSKAEEIISKVK from the coding sequence ATGCCTCGTACGACTCCGCTCGACCACTATCGCAATATCGGCATCATGGCCCACATCGATGCCGGGAAGACGACGACGACCGAGCGCATCCTGTACTATACCGGTAAGAGCCACAAGATCGGTGAAGTCCATGATGGCGCGGCCACCATGGACTGGATGGAGCAGGAGCAGGAGCGCGGAATCACGATCACCTCGGCTGCGACGACCTGTTTCTGGAAGCGTCACGGCCAGAGCTTCGACAAGGGGTCGGGGCCGGAGTACCGCATCAACATCATCGACACGCCTGGGCACGTGGACTTCACCGTCGAGGTGGAGCGTTCGCTCCGCGTGCTCGACGGCGCGGTCGCCCTGCTCGATTCGGTGGCGGGTGTCGAGCCGCAGACGGAGACCGTGTGGCGTCAGGCCGACCGGTACCGGGTCCCGCGGATGATCTTCTCGAACAAGATGGACCGCGTCGGCGCCAACTTCGATCGCTGCGTCGCGATGATCCGCGACCGCCTGACGAAGAACGCCTTTCCGATCCAGCTGCCGGTTGGCTCGGGTGAGCTGTTCACCGGGCACATCGACGTGGTCGAGCGCAAGGAGTACATCTTCCACGACGAGACGTTAGGCAAGACGTTCGACGTGCGGGAAGTCTCCGACGAGTTCACGGCGGCGGTCGAGAAGGCGCGGCACGAGCTGATCGAGGCGATCGTCGAGCACGATGATACGCTCATGGAGCGCTACCTGGCGGGCGAAGAGCTCTCGGTCGAGGAGATCAAGGGGCTCATCCGCAAGGCGACGTGTTCGATGAAGTTCACGCCGATCCTGTGCGGGGCGTCGTTCAAGAACAAGGGCGTCCAGGCGCTCCTCGACGCGGTCATCGACTTCCTGCCGGCACCGGTGGACGTCGAGGCGATCCAGGGGCACCTGCCGCACCACGACGAGACGTTCGACACGCGTGACGTGACCGACGAGGCGCCGTTCGCGGCGCTGGCGTTCAAGATCGCGACCGATCCGTTCGTCGGAAAGCTGACGTTCTTCCGGGTGTACTCGGGCGTGCTGGCGTCGGGGAGCTACGTCTACAACTCGACGAAGGACAAGCGCGAGCGCGTGGGGCGCCTCCTGCAGATGCACGCCAACAAGCGTGAGGAGATCCCGGAAGTGCGCTGCGGCGACATTGCGGCGGCCATCGGGCTCAAGGACACGCGCACCGGCGACACGCTGTGCGACGACGAGCATCCGATCATCCTCGAGGCGATGAAGTTCCCGACGCCCGTCATCGACGTGGCGATCGAGCCGAAGACGAAGGCTGACCAGGACAAGCTGGGCATCGCGCTCAACAAGCTGGCGGAAGAAGATCCCACGTTCCGCGTCCACACGGACTCGGAGACGGGGCAGACGATCATCTCCGGCATGGGCGAGTTGCACCTGGAGATCATCGTCGACCGCCTGAAGCGCGAGTTCAAGGTCGATGCGAACGTCGGGCGTCCGCAGGTCGCCTATCGCGAGACGATCAAGAAGCGCGCGGAGAAGGTCGAAGGGAAGTTCGTGCGCCAGTCGGGCGGTAAGGGGCAGTACGGCCACGTGGTCATCAACATCGAGCCGGCCGAACAGGGGCAGGGCTTCGTGTTCGAGGACAAGATCGTGGGCGGCGTGATCCCGCGCGAATACATCGGGCCGGTCGAGCAGGGGATCAAGGAAGCGCTGGAGAACGGCGTCCTGGCCGGCTATCCGATGGTCGACGTGAAGATCCAGCTCGTGTACGGGTCGTACCACGAGGTCGACTCGAGCGAAATGGCGTTCAAGATTGCGGGGTCGATGGCGTTCAAGGAGGCGGCCAAGGCGGCGTCTCCGTGCATCCTCGAGCCCATCATGAAGGTCGAGGTCGTGAGCCCGGAAGCGTACATGGGCGACGTCCTCGGCGACCTGTCGTCACGTCGCGGCAAGATCGGCGGCATGACGCAGCGCGGCGAGGCGCAGGTGATCGCGTCGACGGTGCCGCTGTCCGAGATGTTCGGGTATTCCACGAAGCTCCGCTCGATGTCGCAAGGCCGGGCGGTGTACTCGATGGAGTTCTCGCACTACGAGGAAGTGCCGAAGAGCAAGGCAGAAGAGATCATCAGCAAGGTGAAGTAA